From the genome of Helicoverpa zea isolate HzStark_Cry1AcR chromosome 1, ilHelZeax1.1, whole genome shotgun sequence, one region includes:
- the LOC124633257 gene encoding outer dense fiber protein 3-like protein 2 — MPFGYDCRTRIVKQVPCKPTIRVGPISQEQGTPGPDHYEVPEMSGGKGYSKIKRSPAYTFGRVLKPLHTSAISPNAPMFNVRGISEKGGHSIPGGTMSPQLEPPGAKFKVPGPGAHTPNMMAQVKRPPAYSMRPASKPPYQPFDTWTPPPNMYCPPIPKPKAPSYTFASKPEAIAKSTTPGPGEHNPNHNYVLRRKPAYSMGPAFRSVKEVEETPAPNIYCDKMFMVNKPTPPAPSFGIRHSPFLGKTEEHLKPADLEHRIQSQTY; from the exons ATGCCGTTTGGGTATGATTGCAGAACAAGAATTGTGAAACAGGTACCGTGTAAGCCAACAATACGCGTCGGTCCCATATCGCAAGAACAAGGCACACCTGGACCAGATCATTATGAAGTTCCAGAAATGTCTG GTGGAAAAgggtattcaaaaataaaacgctCACCAGCTTACACCTTCGGTCGAGTTTTGAAACCCTTGCACACCAGTGCTATCTCGCCGAATGCTCCCATGTTCAACGTCAGAGGCATAAGCGAAAAAG GTGGTCACAGTATACCAGGAGGGACAATGTCTCCTCAACTCGAACCTCCTGGCGCAAAATTTAAAGTGCCCGGACCTGGTGCGCATACTCCTAATATGATGGCTCAAGTGAAACGTCCCCCTGCATACAGCATGCGACCTGCATCAAAGCCACCATACCAGCCGTTTGACACGTGGACTCCTCCTCCTAATATGTACTGCCCTCCGATACCGAAACC AAAAGCCCCCTCGTACACATTTGCCAGTAAGCCGGAGGCAATTGCGAAGTCAACTACCCCTGGCCCAGGGGAGCACAACCCTAATCACAACTATGTCTTGAGGAGGAAGCCAGCGTACTCCATGGGTCCAGCCTTCAGGTCTGTCAAGGAAGTCGAGGAGACACCAGCACCTAATATTTACTGTGACAAAATG tTTATGGTGAACAAGCCGACTCCTCCAGCGCCCAGTTTCGGCATCCGGCACAGTCCATTCCTTGGCAAAACAGAAGAACACTTGAAACCCGCAGACCTGGAACATAGAATTCAAAGTCAAACCTATTAA